From Pyxicephalus adspersus chromosome 7, UCB_Pads_2.0, whole genome shotgun sequence, a single genomic window includes:
- the LOC140334963 gene encoding E3 ubiquitin/ISG15 ligase TRIM25-like, with amino-acid sequence MAFADLRKELSCSICLSLYTEPVSLRCGHSFCRECIVSVLDTQKCLGVYTCPECRAKYPVRPLLEKNRKLCNIAKHFLDTQSQLEGSGVSCTYCLQAPVPAAKTCLQCETSLCDTHLSIHNKTVEHTLIDPTNSLDSWKCLIHKKNLEFLCCEDGAYICVYCSAIGSHKGHTLKSLDEVMRVKEKLRKLLEKLSSKKEETEKNLESLQDLRRKVQEKTTVLTERIAELFTDVRKQLDCLEKRFLTQISRQEKQSLLSVSDLIRQLETQKDELCRKMHHIEELFNMTDPITVLQDQDLDSEDTTKFDKDTELIAQDIRKIRSSSELKERLVAASLHACVSDIMSTVKRGFYDPKTSDIILDLESACRKVSVSGDLKSASWSETPLNYPESAKRFTTFPQVLSSKGFSTGKHYWEVETSQSEDWWVGVAYPSIYRGGKESRIGENNKSWSLRTYDNHYSVTHNSRSRQLQTKVPIQRLGIYLDYEAGHLSFYQLCDAVRHLHTFKATFTEPLQAAFFVWNEGWVRLRS; translated from the coding sequence atggcATTCGCTGATTTGAGAAAAGAGCTGAGTTGTTCCATCTGCCTGAGCCTCTACACGGAGCCGGTGTCACTGAGATGTGGTCACAGCTTCTGCCGGGAATGCATTGTGAGCGTTCTGGATACACAGAAGTGTTTAGGTGTGTACACCTGTCCGGAGTGCAGAGCCAAATATCCAGTGCGCCCTCTGCTGGAGAAGAACAGGAAGCTGTGTAACATTGCCAAGCATTTCCTAGATACTCAGTCACAGCTGGAAGGCTCCGGGGTCTCTTGTACTTATTGTCTTCAGGCTCCTGTCCCCGCCGCTAAAACGTGTCTCCAGTGCGAGACTTCCCTATGTGACACCCACCTGAGCATCCATAATAAGACCGTAGAACACACCCTGATCGACCCCACCAATTCTCTGGACAGCTGGAAGTGTCTGATCCACAAAAAGAACTTGGAATTCCTGTGCTGTGAAGACGGTGCGTATATCTGCGTCTACTGCTCAGCCATTGGCTCCCACAAAGGTCACACGCTGAAGTCCCTGGACGAGGTGATGAGGGTGAAGGAGAAGTTGAGGAAACTTCTGGAGAAGCTGTCCTCCAAAAAAGAGGAGACCGAGAAGAATCTGGAGAGCTTGCAGGATCTTCGGAGAAAGGTGCAGGAGAAGACGACCGTCCTAACGGAGCGAATTGCTGAGCTCTTCACCGACGTCAGGAAGCAGCTGGATTGTTTGGAGAAGAGATTCCTGACTCAGATCTCCAGGCAGGAGAAGCAAAGCTTATTGTCTGTCTCTGATCTGATCCGACAGCTTGAAACTCAGAAAGACGAGCTGTGCAGGAAGATGCATCACATCGAGGAGCTGTTCAACATGACCGACCCTATAACCGTCCTACAAGACCAGGATTTAGATTCTGAGGACACGACCAAATTCGACAAAGACACGGAACTGATCGCCCAAGATATCAGGAAGATCCGCTCCTCCAGCGAACTAAAGGAGCGCCTGGTCGCCGCCTCTTTACACGCCTGCGTATCCGACATCATGTCGACGGTGAAAAGGGGATTCTATGACCCCAAGACTTCCGACATCATTCTCGATTTAGAGTCGGCTTGCCGAAAGGTGTCCGTATCCGGAGACCTGAAATCTGCGTCCTGGTCCGAAACGCCGTTGAACTACCCCGAGAGCGCCAAAAGGTTTACAACGTTCCCTCAAGTTTTGAGCAGCAAAGGTTTCAGCACGGGGAAACATTACTGGGAGGTGGAAACTAGCCAATCGGAAGACTGGTGGGTGGGCGTGGCTTATCCCAGTATTTACCGTGGCGGGAAGGAGTCCAGGATTGGTGAGAACAACAAGTCCTGGAGCCTGAGGACGTACGACAACCATTACTCTGTCACCCATAATTCAAGATCGCGTCAGCTCCAGACAAAGGTTCCCATCCAGAGATTGGGAATTTATTTGGATTATGAAGCTGGTCACCTGTCCTTCTATCAGCTCTGCGACGCCGTCCGCCACCTCCACACCTTCAAAGCCACTTTCACCGAGCCCCTCCAAGCTGCTTTCTTCGTGTGGAACGAAGGCTGGGTTAGGCTGAGGAGCTAA
- the LOC140334968 gene encoding E3 ubiquitin/ISG15 ligase TRIM25-like: MASADLKDELNCSICLHFYTEPVTLRCGHSFCQGCIKSVLDTQEGSKAYTCPECRAEYPKRPALQRNMKLCNIVEHFHSTQVTQKKAGIYCTYCINSSIAAVKTCLMCEASLCDLHLSVHSKSADHVLTEPTSSMESRKCPTHKEILKYYCCKDAKCICVSCCVFGDHRGHHVELLKEASEKKKDRLRKVLEKLTSKNDETEKNVQNLKEHKTEVQERASTVKAQISALFMDLREQLRLLEERILSDISRQKDKVSLSVSDLIQQMEIKKDDLYRKMSHIEELCRMADPLTVLQGREFGRSDYDDGSEIKEQVVDDLDDVSISLTLSSALSNIVTNTKKGFSVQDILLDANTAAVDVAVSGDLKSATWSKTTLWAKTPRRFKNYCQVLSFQNFSSGKHYWAVETSELGNWRVGVGYPSIERKGDSSGIGQNAKSWCLRLCQKEYLVSHNAKEVKLDVDSPVQKIGVYLDYEKGRLSFYQLGDPIRHLHTFTATFTEPLHVVVLVWKDGWVRIKN; the protein is encoded by the coding sequence ATGGCGTCCGCCGACCTTAAAGACGAACTCAACTGCTCGATCTGCCTCCATTTCTACACAGAGCCAGTAACCCTGCGGTGTGGCCACAGTTTCTGCCAAGGCTGCATCAAGTCCGTGCTGGATACCCAAGAAGGATCCAAAGCATATACCTGTCCGGAATGCCGAGCTGAGTACCCCAAACGCCCGGCCTTACAACGCAACATGAAGCTGTGCAACATAGTGGAGCATTTCCACTCGACCCAAGTGACCCAGAAGAAAGCCGGCATCTATTGCACCTATTGCATCAACTCTTCCATCGCGGCGGTGAAAACATGTCTCATGTGCGAGGCTTCCTTGTGCGACCTTCACCTGAGCGTCCACAGCAAATCGGCCGACCACGTCCTGACGGAACCCACCAGTTCAATGGAAAGTAGAAAATGTCCCACGCACAAGGAGATCCTGAAATATTACTGCTGCAAGGACGCTAAATGTATCTGCGTCTCTTGTTGTGTCTTTGGCGACCATCGGGGCCACCATGTGGAGCTTCTAAAAGAAGCCTCGGAGAAGAAGAAGGATAGGTTGAGAAAGGTTCTGGAAAAGTTGACCTCTAAGAACGATGAGACTGAAAAGAACGTCCAGAACCTGAAAGAGCACAAAACAGAGGTGCAGGAAAGAGCGTCTACGGTCAAGGCCCAAATCAGTGCCCTATTTATGGACCTCCGGGAGCAGCTCAGACTTTTGGAGGAGAGGATTCTAAGCGACATCTCCAGACAAAAGGATAAAGTGTCTCTGTCCGTCTCAGATCTCATTCAGCAGATGGAAATAAAGAAGGACGATCTGTATAGGAAGATGTCCCACATAGAGGAACTTTGCAGAATGGCCGATCCACTTACCGTCCTACAAGGAAGGGAATTCGGAAGGTCCGATTATGATGATGGGTCGGAAATAAAGGAGCAGGTGGTGGACGATCTGGATGATGTGTCTATCTCCTTGACTCTAAGCTCAGCCTTGTCAAATATTgtcaccaatacaaaaaaagggtTCAGCGTTCAGGATATTCTATTGGACGCCAACACCGCGGCAGTGGATGTGGCCGTTTCGGGGGACCTGAAAAGCGCGACTTGGTCAAAGACCACATTGTGGGCCAAAACTCCGCGCAGGTTCAAAAACTATTGCCAAGTGTTGAGTTTTCAGAACTTCAGCTCGGGAAAACATTACTGGGCAGTGGAGACCAGCGAATTGGGGAATTGGAGGGTTGGGGTAGGTTATCCCAGCATCGAACGGAAGGGGGATTCATCGGGGATTGGACAAAACGCCAAATCCTGGTGCTTACGGTTATGTCAGAAAGAATATTTGGTGTCTCACAACGCAAAAGAAGTCAAGTTAGACGTGGATTCTCCTGTACAGAAAATAGGAGTCTATCTGGATTATGAGAAGGGCCGTCTGTCCTTCTACCAGCTAGGTGACCCCATCAGACACCTCCACACCTTCACCGCCACCTTCACCGAACCCCTCCATGTTGTGGTATTGGTGTGGAAGGACGGTTGGGTGAGAATTAAGAATTAG